CACCGTCAGGAAGTTCATGCTCGGCGAGCCGACGAACCCGGCGACGAACTCGTTGGCCGGGTCGTCGTACACTTCCGTGGGCACGCCGGTCTGCTGGAGTTCGCCGCCGTCCAGGATGACGATGCGGTCGCCCATCGTCATCGCCTCCTCCTGGTCGTGGGTCACGTAGATGGAGGTGGTGCCGAGTTCGTCCTGAAGCCGCTGAATCTCGGTTCGCATCGTGGTCCGGAGCTTCGCGTCGAGGTTCGAGAGCGGTTCGTCGAACAGGAAGACGTCGGGGTCCCGGACGATGGCGCGGCCGAGCGCCACCCGCTGTTTCTGGCCGCCAGAGAGTTCGTCGGGCTTCTGGTCGAGCAGGTCCTCGATGCCCATCATTTCGGCGGTTTCGCGGACCTTCTCGCGGCGCTCGTCCTTCGAGAGGTCGGTGGACATCCGCAGGCCGAACGCCATGTTCTGCGCGACTGTCTTGTGGGGGTAGAGCGCGTAGTTTTGGAACACCATCGCCACGTCGCGCTCGCGGGCGTGGACGGCGGTCACGTCCTCGCCGTCGACGAAGATTCGCCCGGCGGTCGGTCGCTCGAGACCTGCGATCATCCGGAGCGTGGTGGACTTTCCACAGCCCGACGGTCCGACGACGGTGATGAACTCCCCGTCTTCGACGTCCAGGTGGATGTCGTCGACGGCCACGATCCGACCGTTGGTATACTCCTTCCTGAGCGCGTCCAGCGTTACTGTCGCCATCTTTCCCGTGAGTACGTCTCCCACGCTTTAGTTCTTGCCCTCTTCGTCGAATATGTGATGCATTATTTCGTCGCTCTTTTTTCTCCGTTCGCCGAGTTCCGTCGGTCGGCGTCGGCCCAAAGGCCGACACGTTTATGCCAATTCGACGAACTGGAGCTACGAAACGCCGTTTCGTCCGGTTTTCGGTCCGAACGAAGACTTCTATTCCGCGTGAAAGACCGTGTTGGAACCCGAGGATTTAAGTTGTGAACAACTAATTCAACACATATTCACCCCATGACAGTGAATCGCAGAAAAGCTCTCGAGAGCATCGGCGTGGCTGGCATCGTCGGACTGGCGGGCTGCGCGAGCGTCCAGAAACAGGGCGGGACGACCGAGGGCGGCGACGGCGGAGACGGCGGCGGGGGGACCACGTCCGGCGAGGACTCCGGGCAGGCCGGGACCACCGAGTCCGGCCCGGCCGGCACCGCGAAGGCGTGGTACAGTCTCCAGGACACGGAGCTACAGGCCCGCAAGCAGGCGCTGAAGCGGTTCAACGGTAACTCGAAGCACACCGTCGAGGGCGCCGACATCTCCGACCTGAAGAAGAAGACCACGAGCGCGATTCCGGCCGGCCAGGGACCGCAACTGTTCGACTGGGCCCACGACTGGGTCGGCGACTACTACCAGCGCGGGTTCGTCGCCGACCGGAGCGACCAGTTGAACGTCTCGCTCGACACCTTCACCGACACCGCCGCGGAGGCGGTCCAGTTCGACGGGAAGGTCGTCGGCCTCCCGTACGCGGCCGAGACGGTGTCGCTCATCTACAACAAGTCGATGGTCGACGAACCGCCGAAGACCGTCGCCGACATGAAGTCGGCGATGAAAGAGCACCACGACCCGAACAACAACACCTACGGGCTCAGCTACCCCTTCGACCCCTACTTCGTCAGCGCGTGGGGCCAGGCGTTCGGCGGCTACTACTTCGACCCCGAGAAGGACCCGATGCTCGGGCTGACCCAGTCGAAGACGCTGGAGGGCTTCCAGTTCGCGCTCGACACGTTCAAGCCCTACATGCCGAAGGACCCCAGCTACGAGACCCAGGCCGCGCCGTTCGCGTCGGGCAACGCCGCGTTCGCCATCAACGGACCGTGGTACCTCGCCACGCTCAACGAGAAGGGCGTCGACTTCGGCGTGACGAAACTGCCGACGCCCGACGGCGGCCAGCCCCGGCCGTACACCGGCATCCAGATGTGGTACTTCGCGAAGGCGATGCAGAACGACGACGCGAGCGCCGCGGCCGCCCAGTCGTTCGCCGAGTGGTACGTCACCGACGAGAAGATGCTGAAGTCGGCCGCCCAGGAGCAGGGGTCCATCCCGGTGCTGGAGAGTCTGGCCGGGAGCGACGCGCTGCCCGAGAACGTCAGGGCGTTCTCCGAGACGGTCCAGCAGGGCGTGCCGATGCCGACCGACCCCAAGATGGGGAAGGTGTGGCAGCCGCTCACCGACGCCGTGACGAAGATGTTCAACGGCAACGTCGGCGTCGAGAAGGCCATGAAGCAGGCCGAAAAGACCGTCCGGAAGAACTGGGAGTAGACCGAACCAATGAGCACCGTCTCTCGCGTCACCCGCCGGATCGAAGACGTCCCCTTCCTCGAACGGGGCGACGCCTCGCTGTTGCTGGTGCTGCCGGGCCTGTTCGTCTTCTCGGCGTTCATGCTGTTCCCGATACTGTACCTGCTCGGCATCTCCTTCACGAACGCCGAGCCCTCGAACCTGTTCGCGGGCGACGGCGCGCTGTCGGTGTTGACCTTCGGCGAGGCGACGTTCGTCGGGTTGCGGAACTACGTCGCGGTCCTGACCGACCCGCAGTTCTGGAACTCCTTCGGCATCACGTGGCTGTTCGTCGCCACCAGCGTGACGCTGAAGATCGCATTGAGCATCGGCGTCGCGCTCATCGTCACCGGCGATAGGGTCCGAGGCAAGCGCGTCATGCGCTCGCTCATCATCATCCCGATGGGCCTGCCCGCCATCTTCACCATCACGGTGTGGCGGGGCATCTTCAGTTCGGCCGAGTTCGGACTGGCCAACCAGGTCCTCGGAATGCTGGGCTTCGCGTCGGTGTCGTGGCTGAACGACCGCTGGATGGCGTTCCTCGCGTACAACGTCACCGAGGCGTGGTTGGCCTACCCGTTCATGGTCATCATCACCGTGAGCGCGCTTCAGGACGTGTCCGAAGAGCTCCACGAGGCCGCGAAGGTCGACGGCGCGGGCTACGTCGCGCGGTTCCTCCACGTCACGCTGCCGTCGATCAAGCGACCGGTGCTGTTCGCCTCGATACTGACCGCGGCCGCCTCGTTCCAGCAGTTCCTCATCCCCTACGTGTTCAATCAGGGCGGACCCGCGCGGGCGAACGAACTCATCGTCGTCTACGGCTACCGCGAGGCGTTCACCTACTTCGAGTACGGTCAGGGCGCCGCCATCAGCCTGATCGCCGTCGCGTTCATCGGCGCGTTCATGTGGCTGAACGTCAAGAAGGGACGGCTCGCAGACGGGGTGAACGAGGCGTGAGCCTGCTTCGCTCCGTCGCCCGGGAACTCAAGGACGACGCGGTCGGCCTGGCGACGACGCCGGTCGACACCTACCGGGAGATGCGCTACACCGCCGAGGGCGTCCGGAAGGGCGAGATATCGCCGGTGCGGCCGCTCAAGACCCTCGGCATCACGCTGGGCGCGCTCGTCGTCGTGCTCGCGCTGCTGTTCCCCATCTACTGGATCCTCATCTCGGCGCTGTCGGGCTCCGGCGGCTCCATCTACTCCGTCAACGGACTGCGACTCCTGCCCGAGAACCCGTCGGTCCAGCCGTTCGTCTGGGTGCTCGGCGACCTCATCGTCCCGAGCTACCGCGTCGGGCTTGCCATCCCGTTCACCGACTCGGCGCTGGTGTTCGGCACGCCTCGACTGGAGTTCCTCGACGCCTCCGACTACGGCGTCACCAGTCCGTCGGGCTTCAAGCGGTTCTTCTGGAACAGCCTCACCGTCGCGATTCCGACGGTCATCCTGTCGATGTGCCTTGTCGTCCCGGGCGCGTACGCGCTCTCGCGCCGGAAGTTCATCGGCCGCCGCCAGATTCTGTTCGGCTACGTGCTGTTGACGCAGGTCGGCGGCGGCCTCGGCATCGCGCTGCTCATCGGCCTCTACACGGTCTTCGTCCAGATCGGGTTGAACGACTCGAAGCTCGCGCTGTCGGTCTACTACGCGGCGACGGCGGTTCCGTTCAACACCTGGCTGCTGAAAACCTACATGGACGGCATCCCCGTCTCCTACGAGGAGGCCGCGGTGGTCGACGGCGCGCCGGCCTGGCGGGTGGTCGTCGAGGTCATCCTGCCGCTGTCGAAGGCGGGGCTGGCGACCGTGCTCATCTTCACCTTCCTCACGGGGTGGACCGAGTTCGTGGTCGCCCAGACGCTGCTGGGCACCGAGAACTACACGCTCCCGGTCGGGCTGTTCTCGCTCGTCTCGGAGTACTCGGTGCCGTGGGCGCGGTTCTCGGCGTTCGCGCTGACGTTCGCCTCGCCCATCATGCTGGTCTACCTGTTCGCCCAGCGCTACATCGAGGGCGGCCTCTCGTTCGGCGGGATGGAAGGCAGCTCTCGGCGGCGGTTCTCGTCTTGATTCGGAAGAATCCTTTGCTCAACTACTGGGGTGGTCGGCAACGGTTTCTCTGGCCCGATTCATCTGTAGCGTAAATCCCCCTCCATCGGCATCACAATTCCCGGTCGTCCTCGTCTCCGTTCGAGAACGGAATTCCCCCGGCCAGGAACGAAGCCCTCAGAACCCCCGGTCCACCTCGAAGCGCGCGCCGCCCGCGTCGCTCTCGCCGACGCGTATCTCCCAGTCGTGGGCGTCGACGATGTTCTCGACGATGGTGAGGCCGAGCCCCGACCCGTCGGCGGCGGTG
This genomic window from Halorussus vallis contains:
- a CDS encoding ABC transporter ATP-binding protein, encoding MATVTLDALRKEYTNGRIVAVDDIHLDVEDGEFITVVGPSGCGKSTTLRMIAGLERPTAGRIFVDGEDVTAVHARERDVAMVFQNYALYPHKTVAQNMAFGLRMSTDLSKDERREKVRETAEMMGIEDLLDQKPDELSGGQKQRVALGRAIVRDPDVFLFDEPLSNLDAKLRTTMRTEIQRLQDELGTTSIYVTHDQEEAMTMGDRIVILDGGELQQTGVPTEVYDDPANEFVAGFVGSPSMNFLTVAVEQEGGTTRLVGADGFDYELADERLRSAVRGRDRVRLGVRPEDVSVAGPGREAVETTVEVVEPVGSDNYLHLGLGEDFIARVDSGVQPTRGETVHVAFDANDVHLFDAEDGESLLYEPERSAAPTV
- a CDS encoding extracellular solute-binding protein; translation: MTVNRRKALESIGVAGIVGLAGCASVQKQGGTTEGGDGGDGGGGTTSGEDSGQAGTTESGPAGTAKAWYSLQDTELQARKQALKRFNGNSKHTVEGADISDLKKKTTSAIPAGQGPQLFDWAHDWVGDYYQRGFVADRSDQLNVSLDTFTDTAAEAVQFDGKVVGLPYAAETVSLIYNKSMVDEPPKTVADMKSAMKEHHDPNNNTYGLSYPFDPYFVSAWGQAFGGYYFDPEKDPMLGLTQSKTLEGFQFALDTFKPYMPKDPSYETQAAPFASGNAAFAINGPWYLATLNEKGVDFGVTKLPTPDGGQPRPYTGIQMWYFAKAMQNDDASAAAAQSFAEWYVTDEKMLKSAAQEQGSIPVLESLAGSDALPENVRAFSETVQQGVPMPTDPKMGKVWQPLTDAVTKMFNGNVGVEKAMKQAEKTVRKNWE
- a CDS encoding carbohydrate ABC transporter permease, translating into MSTVSRVTRRIEDVPFLERGDASLLLVLPGLFVFSAFMLFPILYLLGISFTNAEPSNLFAGDGALSVLTFGEATFVGLRNYVAVLTDPQFWNSFGITWLFVATSVTLKIALSIGVALIVTGDRVRGKRVMRSLIIIPMGLPAIFTITVWRGIFSSAEFGLANQVLGMLGFASVSWLNDRWMAFLAYNVTEAWLAYPFMVIITVSALQDVSEELHEAAKVDGAGYVARFLHVTLPSIKRPVLFASILTAAASFQQFLIPYVFNQGGPARANELIVVYGYREAFTYFEYGQGAAISLIAVAFIGAFMWLNVKKGRLADGVNEA
- a CDS encoding sugar ABC transporter permease gives rise to the protein MSLLRSVARELKDDAVGLATTPVDTYREMRYTAEGVRKGEISPVRPLKTLGITLGALVVVLALLFPIYWILISALSGSGGSIYSVNGLRLLPENPSVQPFVWVLGDLIVPSYRVGLAIPFTDSALVFGTPRLEFLDASDYGVTSPSGFKRFFWNSLTVAIPTVILSMCLVVPGAYALSRRKFIGRRQILFGYVLLTQVGGGLGIALLIGLYTVFVQIGLNDSKLALSVYYAATAVPFNTWLLKTYMDGIPVSYEEAAVVDGAPAWRVVVEVILPLSKAGLATVLIFTFLTGWTEFVVAQTLLGTENYTLPVGLFSLVSEYSVPWARFSAFALTFASPIMLVYLFAQRYIEGGLSFGGMEGSSRRRFSS